GTAGCACTGGTGTGGCTGGTTTCCGGGTTAAGCGTGTTAAGAAGCGCtgcttggcgggtcatgtttcggaggatgcattaCTCGACCTTCGCcatctcccgagcccgttggggagttgcagcgatgagacaagatcataaTTGGATCCCAATTgaatatcacaaaattggggagaagaaggggatacaaaaaaaatgtttccatcagcctaatggaggtgtagataaTCCTACATCTCAGTTTAGTGTAGTGTTCAAACTTTGAACTTGTgaacaaggctgcatgggatttctcaTAATGCGACTCCGTGCTGCTAATGGCAATGCccgctttaggtataatgccaggagcctattgtggatttgacagctgtTGCATCCGCTATGCAGATGTCGACTAAAGCAgatctgattgaatagagccccaaATCTCTCTTTAAGCCATACACACACAGCAAACAGTCACACCTGACTGTATATCCTTCTTTAACTCCAAAATCAAACAAGGGAGCCCTTTCTTTGGAAGTGCACAGGGAGAGAACTCAACAAGTGAAATCTGGTGACTGTTGTGTCTCCctatatgtcacgttctgacctttatttcctgtgttttgtattagttagtatggtcagggcgtgagttgggtgggcagtctatgtttgtttttctatgatttgagtatttctatgtttcggcctagtatggttctcaatcagaggcaggtgtcattagttgtctctgattgagaatcatacttaggtagcctgggtttcactgtgtgttggtgggtgattgttcctgtctctgtgtttgcaccagataggactgttttgagttttcacatttcttgtttttttgtagtcagttgttcatgtgtaccttaacgtattaaaaagaaccatggacacttaccacgacgcatattggtcctcagatccgtttcgcctctcctcttcagaggaagaggaggaaattcattacactaTATCTATTACTGATGCACTCTTTTGTTTCAAAAGTTGTTTTACAGAATATATAGCAGTCAGGGTATTCAACTCCTGTTCCTGAAAAAATGGCAGTGTTATCAGAAAGCACAGCATTGATTTTCACTGCTACACAGACGATACACAACTTTACATTTCTTCGTCACCAGAGGATTTTAGCTCCACGGATGAGTTATTAGTAGTAGTGTTATTTAAATATGTGGatggctcacaacttcctccagctaaatcaagacaagaccgatgtacttattgttggagccaaagcacagCGAGGGAATCTGGCCGCACATTTTAATTCACTGGCAATAAAAATAAAACACCAGGTAAAAAACCTAGGTgttattttagattctgaacACAATTTTGAATCACACGttaggaatgtgaccaaaatgttaccacctgaggaacattgccaCGGTGCTGCCGTTTCATTTCTCAGtctgatacagagagactcatccatgctttCATTACAGAGAATGTCAACAAAAATATAAGAAAGATAAATAAAAAGTGGTTAAATGGTTACCAGGGAGGATGGCTGCCTTCATGGCTATGGTTCATCTGACTGTGTGTCTAAGGCCTGGCTAGCAAATGGAGCGAAGCCTAATTCTCCTGAAATGAATATCACCGTCTTGACCGAACTCATTTAGAGATCAGTCAGGCCCTTAATCCTTCCCCTGGGGAGCATGTTTGTGCCTCTTTCTCCCGTCCCCTCCCCTTTTGGAAAAAGCTAATATGGCTAAATTTGCCGGGCTAATGGGCTTAGCGCAAGCTGTTACAGAGGAGAGTGGACACACAGCAGGCTGGCCGGTACACCGCCTGGCGCTTTTTAATCTGACTCCTGATGAAGAGAAGAGACATTGGGTTATCCACAGACCCTTAGCGGGAAATTGGGAGATAAAAGGAGGAATGGGGAGGGGTTTGGAGatgtggagaatagagagagagagagagagaggagggctctTTTGGAGAGGATAACTTAATTTCCTTTAGGGTTAATAGGACTGGTACATTCTGTCAACTGTGTTCCCGCAAGGATCATTGTTGCAATGCTAAAGTAGCCGTATCCTCACCCCGAGGAATATTCAAAGTCTGATCAGTTCAATCACTTTCTTAGTTTCTTTGAAAAACAACCATATAACAAGTGGAACAATTGATCAACATAAATATAGATGGTTTGGATTGCAGTTGCTGGGTGTGGTACAATAGTGTTATAGCTGTTTTATGAATACAGTGGCTTACAGTCTATCTGGGCAAACAAACCATGTCTCTCCTTGAACATGTGCTGTGCGATAGCAGGCGTCTTTTACCACGGCACAACTACTGATAACCCCTGTCTCTATGACAGCAAAGTTTCTTCCCATTTACCACCTGTGGCAGCAGGTAGCCAGGTACACTGTGAACCATAAGTGAGGTCATCCTGAGATTACACTGGTCAGTGGTACAGCTGACAACCTCTGATGTTGACTTAGGATGCCACTCTGATGCCAGTCGTATTGCAGCTGTGTGGAAAGTTTCTAAGGAAAGGCGTTTTTCCTGTTCAGGTCACATGGTGAGGAATAACTTTGGGCCGCTTTACATGAGGCAGGGCAAAACCCTTGAAACCAGCGTGTACGTAAACGGAGTGAATTGACACAAGAAGCACAAATTCCTCCAAATTCTTATGGGACTGTTCCTTAGCAGACAACAACACTGGCCCAACATCATACTACATTTGAGGTGTCTTCTCCTCCACACTATCTTTCTTTCATTTGATTAAAAATTCCAGCTGACAGTGGAGCCAGAGGGCTGTGGAGACGGCACCTTGAAAGGAAAAGGCAGGCGGTCGTACCGCTTTAGGCCTCAATACAAGTCACCTACCCCCAAGTCACCACCCATTCTGGGCCACTGACCCACAAGTAAGAGACTCAGTGCAATCCATTTTGCCCCATGCCTGCCCTGCTGGTTCTGTGCACTCTCTAAAGGGTCATTCCCCCTGTGTCTTCACTTGACTCAGGACACATTAAAAGAGCCTCTGCAAACATGCTCTCACCTCAGTTTCTGTTCTGTTCACTGTGCATCACTCTGGAGGAGTCACACCCGCAGTCCCTCTGATGGGCTTTCTTAACGTTTTCGAAACTGTTGCACGTTTAGCAGCCGGAGCTTTGGGCGCGAAGGTATAGTTTCTTGAAGGTATTGTGCTTTTGATTTACTGCAAGAACATCATCTACTGTATAAtgttgtttaattttttttttttttactaattcCAAGAGGTTATTACAGTTTGGCTATCATGATGTTCACGTAGGTCACTGGTTACACTTTCTTTACAGGGTTTTCAGTGAAATAAGTATTCATGTTTTCCAGTCTTACATCAAACTGAATTGGATATATGAAAGAGAACTAGAGCTTGATTCTGCTCATTCCCACACAAATGAAGAAACACTTGTTTACCCTGGGTCAACAAGTTGGCTATGGGAAGTTGTCAGATAATGATCCACATAGCACACAGGTGTTGCAGGATCATACCAAGTTTGATGGCAAACGGCTGGTTTTCATTATCCCGTCATGAACTGTGTGAATGTGGTCAATGCCCTGTATCTCCactagtggtggaaaaagtactcaattgtcgtacttgagtaaaggtaaagataccttgatataaaatgactcaagtaaaagtgaatgtcatccagtaaaatactacttgagtaaaagtaaaaaacgtatttggttttaaatatatttaagtatcaactgtaaatggaattgctaaaatgtacttaagtatcaaaagtaaaagtaaaagtataaccagacggcacaatcttttaaaattatttttattgCCGGATAGCccggggcacactccatcactcagacataatttcaaacaaagcatttgtgtttacctagtccgccagatcagaggcagtagatatggccagggatgttctcttgataagcgtGTGAATTGGACCTTTTCCTGtcgaaatgtaacaagtacttttgggtgtaagggaaaatgtatggagtaaaaagtcattttctttaggaatgtagtgaagtaaaagtaaatgttgctaaaaatatgaatagtaaagtgaagtacagataccccaaaacactacttaagtatttttacttaagtactttacaccactgatctccacacacacaatatattaACATATCAAATAGGAAATACGGTTGGTACTATCACATTCTTGAAATGGGCAAATCTTTATGACTATTGTAAACTAAATATCCATTCTTCTTCCCTCACAAGGAGGCAGCAGCCATGTCGAGTCCAGGGGAGAGTCTATCATCAGAGGGCAGCAGCCCATTGTTTCCGTCCCGCCTAGGTCTGCCTGAAAGCCCCTTGGGAGAAAGGACAGGTGCAGAGGCTGGTATGGCCTGGGAGATGGAGGACACCAAGCCCTGCTTGGAGGCTCTTGAGCATCGCGGCCTTCCGGGCCTTCACCTGTCCTGCTTCGACATGCTCTTCACCGAGGACTCCACCTGGCTGGTGAAGGTGACCGAGGCTTCCTCGGGTCAGGCTTGTCCCGTGCCTCTTCCCATAACCAGGACCGAGCACCGTGAGGAGCCAGAGCAGTGCCCCGTCATCGACAGCCAGGCCCTGGGGCTCTCCCCGGGGCTGGAGGGCCAGGAGGAGGAGCGATCCCTGGAGCAGGTCCAAAGCATGGTGGTCGGGGAGGTGCTGAAGGACATCGAGACGGCCTGCAAGCTGCTCAACATCATCCCAGGTAGGTACTGTTACAGTAGCAAACGGCCACTCTCGTGCTAGAATTAGTGGAGTTAGTAGAATAGACATTCCTGTTTAAAAGTTGTTTTGTGGTGGGTACCGATTCTATGTAGGATTAATTGATCCTTGTCACATCAGCGTTCTGTGCCGTCCATATTTtggaaaagggaaagggggatacctagtcagttgtacaactgaatgcagtacacctgtacaactgaatgcagtacacctgtacaactgaatgcagtACACCTGTACAACTGAAACGTGTCTTCCGCCTTTGAAACGTGTCTTCCTCTGAATCAGATAGGGGGCGTGAATGGCATCCACATCTTCGTCGCCCGGagacagatatttaccttgtcagcttgaggATTCGATCCAGCGGTTACTTGCCCAATGCTTTCGGTTACTTCCCCaatgctccaaccactaggcttgATGAGCCATAGTCCGTGGACTGAGGGACTTTACACTTTTTCCTAATTCTTCATCTATGGCTGCCTCTACTGCATGATCCTGTCTCCCTTTCATGAGCATGAAAAACACCAGAGCCATTCATTCTAGCCTATTCATGCATACTATCCAATCAGGTATTGACACAAGGTATTGATATATTGATTCAGAGCAGACACATCTGCAGAATCCGCCTGCCGCAAGATGATAATGAGATGGATGACAGCTCTTAATGATGAACTATGTCTCGCTGACGCAAGTCATGCTTGTTTGCTCCAGGATCTGTATAATCCCAACCTTTGCATGTGTTTAACAAATACCCAACAGGACCTAGTGGGAATGACAATACTGCTTGCCTGCCAACAGCCGTGTACACAGTGCATGGGTGAGGTCTGTTCAACTGGCAAAGTAAACAGCAGGTCAAGGGCATACagtactgtgtgtactgtaagATGTCTTCTGTCAGTCACACCCTTTCATCACAGAGACCCTACTtcttctcctcctgctgctgctaccgctgtATCCAAAATGTGGCCTCGTGGTGCGTTTCAACTGATGAAAATGATTGTACACAACAGAACAGTACCCCACCTTATGCAAACCACCATTCTCCCTAGGCCACGCCTGCGATTAGAGTTCACCCAGAGCGAAGCTCACAGAGAAAAGACAAGGCAAATAAACACTTTATGGTGAAGTCAGTAATTGGCCTCTGATTGACAGCATTTGATTgcactctgtatgtgtgtgtgtccagagagaAACTGATTCTGCAGTGTGGGGAGCACACACATCTAGGGTCTCCACTGTGTTCATGGTTGTTTTGGTAACCCTCTATCCTGAATAGATCCCTCCCTATTGCAGGCCAACAGACATGCAGTTGACATTTACAGTAAATGTTACTGCTAGTTTGCTAATAATTTGTTCAACATCAATAGATGTATAAGGGACAATTCAAAATAGAGTGTTATTGCGACCGTTCTTATCTGTTACCAGACCCCATAGAGTGGAGCTCGGGGAACGTCCAGAAGTGGTTGCTGTGGACAGAGCACCTGTATAGACTGCCTCAGGCCGGCAAGGCCTTCCAGGAGCTCGCTGGAAAAGACCTGTGTGCCATGAGTGAAGAGGACTTCAGGCAGAGGTCCCCTCAGTGTGGAGACACCCTGCACGCCCACCTGGACATCTGGAAGTCAGGTGTGTTATAATAGCTGTATGACTGGCAGGGCCCTAGACTTTTGGGGGCCCAagcttatgccatgttaatatgatagaTGAGTGAGAaagactaacaaaatcaattggGGCCCCCTGAAGGTCAGGTCCTCTAAACACATGCTCTGCGAGCCTAGTCGGTATTCAGCAATgattttttaaaaaaaatatttgcgGGGGCCCCAAGTGATCACTTTTGTTGCTTATGCATGAGGCTGGCCCTGATGACTGGTTTAGACAGACATTCTGCACAAACTGTAGTTTACTACTGTTTTCTCCTCAGGATAATGAAGCTTGTATCATTCTGTtcaaacaatacaacaatacatctctctctttctctcccttctttccctctctacagctgccTGGATGAAAGAGAGGTGTTCCGTTGGAGACAGCAAAATCACAGGTAGGTTTAGCCTCTACTTTATTGGCTTTGTTAGGAAAGAAAGTGACATGAATCTCATTTCTCGAGGGCCAGAGTGTTCATGGCCCTTGGGAAGGAGTAGTGGCAGTTGTGTGGGTTCATAGCTCCTAGGAAGAAGACCAGAGGGTCATGTATAGTGCAGTTTTGTTAGAAAATatatgtgtgggggggggggggggggtacgcgCGTGTGTTCATAGCTCATCCCTCTGTGCAGGCGGAGAGGAGCTGTGGTTGGAGGCAGACTCGTCATGCTCAGGCCAGCCCATCCACTTGTGGCAGTTCCTCAGAGAGCTGCTTCTCAAACCCCACAACTACGGACGCTGTATCCGCTGGCTCAACAAGGAAAAAGGTGAGCAGGACAGACTGTGTGACCGCCAAGAACTGATGGGATTAGTTCAGAAGCATTTTTGTTTTTAAAGACGGAGAATGACAATTTAATGCAGTGACAAAGTAATCCATATCTAATCTCACTCTGCTGTTTGTCAGGTATTTTCAAAATCGAAGACTCTGCTCACGTGGCGAGACTCTGGGGACTGAGGAAGAACCGCCCAGCGATGAACTACGACAAGCTGAGCCGCTCCATACGGCAGTACTATAAGAAGGGCATCATCCGCAAGCCTGATGTCTCCCAGAGACTGGTCTATCAGTTTGTCCACCCAGTATGAGGGGACGGAGGAGGACAGAGGTCTCCAAACAAAGGGCCACACGATCACACCTTGCACTTGTACATTACACCAACACCAAGCTGAAAAGGGGTGAAACTAACAAGCATGCACTAACCAACCCCTGTAAGTACACATAGCCTTTGCCAGCCTTTGCCAGTAAGTGTCAGCAGTCAAAGTTGGCAAATGAATATTTCGCTTTTTATAATGCAGAGAAGAAACTTGAGACTAAAATGAAAGTGCTTTTTCTCTGGGCTGATTCCTCTTCAAAaccacaaaacaacaaagaaagaaaaaaaacaacctTTGAACTGCCTTTTTCATTTGCACGATCTGCCTGTCCTTTTTCCTATTATATCATTTAATCAATAACCCGTAACTTAAAACACCGGAAGACAACATTTGATTGGCATCAAACATAAGGAAGAGAAATTGCCATTGCCCACAGTTATACCTTTAACATTATGTACCTGCTGTGTGTAGGACGAAGAACAGTCTGCTTGTGCTTGTTTATCAGAGCCTGTTCTACTCATTCCTCTGGGAATGTGGTTATGAGTTTTGCTTCAGCTATAGGGTTCAGCTCTGGCTTTTGGCTGTCACCCAGAGAGGGAAACAGCTCACTCTTTTTAACATTTTATTATTCACATGGCACACTTCGGAACTCTCCCGAAAGGCTTTTACAATAGAGCATTTCGCTGAACCCGAATGGGAGTCCAGCAACAACCACCTCATAATAAACTCATGCAGTCAAAGTCTGTAACTGACTGGTAAAAGCCGTTGGTTTTCCACCCTGCCGTAGAAAACATCTAGAAAGCACCAGACCACTGTATATTACCATATATGTCATATGCTCTGTACCTTTTGCTTGCGTTTAATTGTAATAGCAATTTTTATTTGAAATGTAACCAAAAAAATATAGATAGGAATATCTACATCAAAAACTGTATCCTCCGCCATCTTTACCATTGCAATACAGGTTCAATTCTTGAAAACAAGCAGCATCACCAATCTCATAATTGATCATTACCAATTCTGTTGAATTCTATGAAGTATACAATAAAAAAATGTGGGTTCCCCGAGGGGTTTTTGGTAAGGGTGctggttctatgtggaaccataaTGACCCAAAGAGCCCTTGGAGCCCTTCAATGGTTCTTTGAGGTTCAAAAAATGTACATGTGGCAGCAGCAGCTCATTCAAATACTTTGGGACTTGGCTTGCTCACAGCTCTTTCTGTGCAACCGTGAGTGAGTGTCCTTCCACTTGATCTAATCTGTTGTGTTACGCTATTTATGACATGTTATGTATGACTATGGTCAGTGACAGTGTCTTGTGAAAGACTCACGTATGGCCTTGTGTCAATTGAGAATGGTTGACTAAGTCAGTAGTTCTCaattctctcctcagggacccccagccgttccagaGCTACCACACCTGATTGAACTTGTTAATAAACACAATAATAAAAACTATTGCATTTTAACCGTATATTATGGCTTTTAATCCAGAATAAAAACCCATGTATGGTTTCTACAAAGAACCACTGAGATTGAGAAAGGTTCTTTATAGAAGCAGTCTCCGTGAAGGTTCTATATCGAAACCAtaaaaaaagggttctatattGCCCCCAAAAGGGATGTAATCATAGCAGAACCCTTTTTTGGTGCTATATAGAACCTTTTTTTATGCTTTTTtaataaaacattaggaacgggTTCTTTAGAGCACCATACAGGCtccatttagaaccttatgagcatggtTTTTTATAGAAAGAAAGTTCCATATATGAACGGGTTGGCTGACAACTTCACGGAAATGATGAGCTTGCATCGATGAGGTAGATGGCCGTGTGGTGTTATGATTCTGAACAGTCagctaccaacaatgacaagaagctgcaatgtggggaatcgtaggtggctGACTTCGGCTCGTGTCTTGTTGTCCCCATGTATTATTACGATCTCAAGCACATTCTTGGTGCCCTGCATAGTTCCAGCTAACTGGATATATTCGTCTGAGCATACAATCCAGTCTAAACTAAAGCCTCATTCACACATTGTGTGTATATCTTATACAGGGggacaactttggttttagaagtgggggggacataaCCTGGTGGGGGTCTGGAGGTCCTCCCTCAGAATTTATCTAAAGCTCATTTCCTTTTTGGGAACCTTTTGGGGTCATTTatattgaaaataataatataatattcatATATTTCTAAAtacttctacatgaatgtgggtgctaccatgattatgaatAATCCTGAataaatcgtgaataatgatgagtgagaaagttatagATGCACAAATGTCAAAATGctgacctcccctgttattgtaatggtgagaggttagcatgtcttgggggtatgatatttgtgcatttataactttctcactcatcattattcaagaTTCATTCAgcattatctgtaatcatggtagcatccacattaatgtagaagtgtttagaaacatactatattcttatttacaataaaggtgactccaaaatgacacaatacattatttaccattaatttgtattgggcacaaaataatctaaaacacaaccaaaacaaacagaaaatgtaTCCAACAAATGTGTAGAGTAACAATCTttatgtagtcattgcgtgctataaatgtgggaccaaatacttcactttttactactttaatacacatacaaGCAAATGTGTCAATACTGGGATAAAATAACATTTAGCCAGCCTTCACAAGAGCATAACATATAACGTATGTCCCCTTTTGTGTTTTACACCTCCAGCAGAGGAATTACATTTCTGAGTGGTTGATATTCAGTTTTACTGAACCCTTTATACAATTTGGAAATCAACTTTAGAGGTTTGTCAATCTAACTTAAAATAGTTTCAATCTGTGAAGCT
This genomic window from Oncorhynchus nerka isolate Pitt River linkage group LG2, Oner_Uvic_2.0, whole genome shotgun sequence contains:
- the LOC115135636 gene encoding SAM pointed domain-containing Ets transcription factor-like yields the protein MSSPGESLSSEGSSPLFPSRLGLPESPLGERTGAEAGMAWEMEDTKPCLEALEHRGLPGLHLSCFDMLFTEDSTWLVKVTEASSGQACPVPLPITRTEHREEPEQCPVIDSQALGLSPGLEGQEEERSLEQVQSMVVGEVLKDIETACKLLNIIPDPIEWSSGNVQKWLLWTEHLYRLPQAGKAFQELAGKDLCAMSEEDFRQRSPQCGDTLHAHLDIWKSAAWMKERCSVGDSKITGGEELWLEADSSCSGQPIHLWQFLRELLLKPHNYGRCIRWLNKEKGIFKIEDSAHVARLWGLRKNRPAMNYDKLSRSIRQYYKKGIIRKPDVSQRLVYQFVHPV